The Acinetobacter pittii genome contains a region encoding:
- the denD gene encoding D-erythronate dehydrogenase yields the protein MNVLITGGTGFIGKQIAKEILKSGSLTLDDNKPEPIDKIILFDAFAGDDLPQDPRVEVIVGDITDKTTVAHITENIDVVWHLAAVVSSAAEADFDLGMDVNLYGLLNLLEELRKKQTTPRVIFASGCAVFGGQLPEVVTDETVVTPKSSYGMQKAVGELLVSDYSRKGFIDGRILRLPTIVVRPGKPNKAASTFFSSIIREPLKGETAICPVPADTPVFVTSPRRCVESMIKAASISSDVLQDNRIIPLPGLTVTVKEMLEALEKVAGKQATDLVQWQEDKTIQRIVQSWPVQVKAEYAESLGFQADKNFESVIQAHIEDTQN from the coding sequence ATGAATGTACTAATCACTGGTGGAACAGGTTTTATTGGAAAACAAATTGCTAAAGAGATCTTAAAATCTGGCAGTTTGACTTTAGATGACAATAAACCTGAACCCATCGATAAAATTATTCTGTTTGATGCATTTGCTGGCGATGATTTACCGCAAGATCCAAGAGTTGAAGTGATTGTCGGTGATATTACCGATAAAACTACAGTTGCTCATATTACAGAAAATATTGATGTCGTTTGGCATTTGGCTGCTGTAGTGAGCTCGGCAGCGGAGGCTGATTTTGATTTAGGTATGGATGTTAATCTGTATGGACTCTTAAATTTATTAGAAGAACTAAGAAAGAAACAAACCACGCCTCGAGTCATTTTTGCGAGTGGCTGTGCTGTATTTGGTGGTCAATTACCAGAAGTTGTGACAGATGAGACAGTGGTTACACCAAAGTCGTCGTATGGCATGCAAAAAGCAGTAGGAGAATTGCTAGTCTCGGATTACTCAAGAAAAGGCTTTATTGATGGCCGTATTTTAAGGTTACCGACTATTGTGGTTCGTCCTGGTAAACCTAATAAAGCGGCATCGACATTTTTCAGCTCAATCATCCGAGAACCATTAAAAGGCGAAACGGCTATTTGCCCAGTACCGGCAGATACTCCAGTCTTTGTTACTTCACCGCGACGTTGTGTTGAATCAATGATTAAAGCGGCATCAATTTCTTCAGATGTACTTCAAGATAACCGAATTATTCCATTACCGGGATTAACAGTCACGGTTAAAGAAATGCTTGAGGCGCTTGAAAAAGTTGCGGGCAAACAAGCAACTGATTTGGTGCAATGGCAAGAAGACAAAACCATTCAACGTATTGTTCAAAGTTGGCCTGTTCAAGTGAAAGCTGAATATGCCGAATCTTTAGGTTTCCAAGCAGATAAAAATTTTGAAAGCGTGATTCAGGCACATATAGAAGATACCCAAAATTAA
- a CDS encoding AraC family transcriptional regulator, translated as MANRSLDSNQELAQLVDQWTREKGTFETPITGLTLYRAETLTQPSSSMMDASLCMIAQGKKQVILSEETYTYDSNHFLFTAIDLPVIAQVLEASVERPYLSIVLRLDPYVLAQIMLEAHIPFKDVNTEKKGMAVGVVNSELNDAFIRLIKLLDTPQDIPILSPLIIKEIFYRLLMSPQGDRLKRIVAAGTTGHRIVKAIEWLKTNFAKPFSIEELASTMGMSASSFHQHFRDTTSMSPLQYQKRMRLTEARRLLMTEEYDISTTSIQVGYESLSQFSREYKRFFGVSPSVDIKNI; from the coding sequence ATGGCGAATAGGTCTCTAGACAGTAATCAAGAATTAGCTCAACTTGTCGATCAATGGACCCGAGAAAAAGGTACATTCGAAACACCTATTACGGGACTGACTTTATATCGCGCAGAAACATTGACCCAACCAAGTAGCAGTATGATGGATGCAAGTCTATGTATGATTGCTCAAGGTAAAAAACAGGTGATTCTGAGTGAAGAAACCTATACGTACGACTCTAACCATTTCCTTTTTACTGCAATTGACCTGCCTGTCATTGCGCAAGTTCTGGAAGCTTCAGTTGAACGACCTTATCTTTCAATCGTCTTACGCCTAGACCCGTATGTACTCGCCCAAATCATGCTTGAAGCCCACATACCTTTTAAAGATGTAAATACTGAGAAAAAAGGAATGGCGGTTGGAGTAGTCAATTCAGAGCTGAATGATGCTTTTATACGGTTAATAAAACTGCTGGATACACCACAAGACATCCCCATCTTATCTCCTCTTATTATTAAGGAAATTTTTTATCGTTTATTGATGAGTCCGCAAGGCGATCGACTTAAACGAATTGTAGCGGCAGGAACTACAGGCCATCGAATTGTGAAGGCGATTGAATGGCTAAAAACAAATTTTGCAAAACCATTTAGTATTGAAGAACTGGCAAGCACGATGGGGATGAGTGCATCAAGTTTTCATCAACATTTTAGGGATACAACCTCAATGAGTCCCTTACAGTATCAAAAGAGAATGAGATTGACCGAAGCACGGCGTTTATTAATGACCGAAGAATATGACATTTCAACGACGAGTATTCAGGTCGGTTACGAAAGTTTGTCGCAATTTTCCAGAGAATATAAACGTTTTTTTGGGGTTTCTCCCTCAGTAGATATTAAAAATATATAA
- a CDS encoding LysR family transcriptional regulator, producing the protein MADLTYTSLNNWLKFKHLVLLETLARTNNMHLAAEQMNLSQPAVSKMLKEIEGLLGFQVFERLPRNMPVTALGEHVIRYAQRVLNDAKHFVEDIEILRLGGHGFLKVGGIFAATAVVIPNSIIEIKKQWPLLSIDVVEQTSDHLMEMLSEHTLDLAIGRFTDVTQSQFFDFQPLGPEPFCIVVNNAHPCAKKKFCTLEELLNWPWVLYPKGTPIRQRMEGVFARAKVKIPLNTVNTMSMQTFLQILKGAPMVGMLPEAMVIDQVKEGQLQILETDLILDAQDYGILTRKDEPVSDIAAAFINILLKNAKRK; encoded by the coding sequence ATGGCAGATTTGACTTACACAAGTTTAAATAATTGGTTGAAATTTAAACACTTGGTATTGTTGGAAACTTTGGCGAGAACCAATAACATGCATTTAGCTGCCGAGCAGATGAATTTAAGTCAACCTGCTGTTAGTAAAATGCTAAAGGAAATTGAGGGTCTGCTTGGGTTTCAGGTCTTTGAGCGGCTGCCTAGAAATATGCCAGTAACAGCCTTGGGTGAACATGTAATTCGATATGCCCAGCGTGTGTTAAATGATGCAAAGCATTTTGTCGAAGACATTGAAATTTTACGATTAGGTGGTCACGGTTTTTTAAAAGTTGGTGGTATTTTTGCCGCAACCGCAGTGGTGATTCCAAACTCAATTATTGAGATCAAAAAACAATGGCCGTTACTTTCTATCGATGTTGTTGAGCAAACCAGTGACCATTTAATGGAAATGCTAAGTGAGCATACTTTAGATTTAGCTATTGGTCGTTTTACCGATGTGACGCAAAGTCAGTTTTTTGATTTCCAACCTTTAGGCCCAGAGCCGTTTTGCATTGTTGTTAATAATGCTCATCCATGTGCCAAGAAAAAGTTTTGTACATTAGAAGAATTATTAAATTGGCCGTGGGTACTTTATCCTAAAGGCACGCCAATTCGACAACGTATGGAAGGCGTATTTGCGCGAGCTAAAGTTAAAATTCCCTTAAATACAGTTAATACCATGTCGATGCAGACCTTTTTGCAGATTTTAAAAGGCGCGCCTATGGTAGGAATGTTACCCGAAGCCATGGTGATCGATCAGGTAAAAGAAGGGCAATTGCAGATTTTAGAAACAGATCTAATTTTAGATGCGCAGGATTATGGAATTTTGACGCGTAAAGATGAACCAGTTTCTGATATTGCAGCAGCATTTATAAATATCTTACTTAAAAATGCGAAACGTAAATAA
- the hpaX gene encoding MFS transporter, producing the protein MEDIKNVTALEEQTIKRISNRIIPFLIILFIMAFLDRTNIGFAALHMNDALGITQTIFGLGAGVFFLGYFIAEVPSNILLHRFGARIWIARIMITWGIIAALMGFIHSGTQFIVLRFLLGIAEAGFFPGVIFYLTLWFPAKYRARVFATFYLGLPIAQIIGAPISVGLMQWGNTIGYEGWRLMYVLEGIPSIILGLICLKYLTNNPKEAEWLTAEQRQWLMSTLEREEREKEQSADAALTKGELIKQVFKNPLVWIMAVVYFGITSGSNAMFFFLPSVLESFRNTFGMQISLIQNGLLTAIPYAFAAVGMVLWSRRSDRKQERYKHGACAALMAALAIAIALIVNQPWAIIVGFILLAIGVFSAINIFWTIPGQTLTGVGAAAGIGLINSVGNLSGFTGPYLTGYLYTTTGTYTVAFLAIAGFVAMGGLGLLLLAKLKSNSLKVEQQQLKVRTATEMK; encoded by the coding sequence ATGGAAGATATCAAAAATGTAACTGCTCTCGAAGAGCAGACAATCAAACGTATTTCGAACCGAATTATCCCGTTTCTCATTATTTTATTCATTATGGCATTTCTAGACAGGACCAATATTGGTTTTGCTGCGTTACATATGAATGATGCACTTGGAATTACTCAAACCATTTTTGGTTTAGGTGCAGGTGTATTTTTTCTAGGTTATTTTATTGCAGAAGTGCCGAGTAATATCTTGCTTCATCGGTTTGGAGCGCGAATCTGGATTGCCCGAATCATGATTACTTGGGGCATTATTGCAGCACTCATGGGTTTTATTCATAGCGGTACGCAGTTTATTGTTTTACGGTTTTTACTGGGTATTGCTGAAGCAGGTTTCTTTCCTGGTGTGATCTTTTATTTAACCTTATGGTTTCCTGCAAAATATCGTGCCCGTGTTTTTGCCACGTTTTATCTGGGATTGCCAATTGCTCAAATTATTGGAGCACCAATTTCAGTTGGCCTTATGCAATGGGGTAATACCATTGGTTATGAAGGTTGGCGTTTGATGTATGTGCTAGAAGGGATCCCTTCCATTATTTTAGGGTTAATCTGTCTTAAATATTTAACCAATAACCCGAAAGAAGCAGAGTGGTTAACAGCTGAGCAGCGCCAATGGTTAATGTCTACACTAGAGCGTGAAGAAAGAGAAAAAGAGCAATCTGCCGATGCTGCTTTAACTAAAGGTGAACTCATTAAACAAGTGTTTAAAAATCCTTTGGTTTGGATTATGGCGGTTGTTTATTTTGGTATTACCTCTGGTTCAAATGCGATGTTCTTCTTCTTACCAAGTGTTTTAGAGTCATTCCGTAACACATTCGGTATGCAAATTAGCCTTATTCAAAATGGCTTACTCACCGCAATTCCATATGCATTTGCAGCTGTTGGGATGGTTTTATGGAGCCGCCGTTCTGACCGTAAACAAGAACGTTATAAACACGGTGCTTGTGCTGCACTTATGGCGGCGTTAGCTATTGCGATTGCACTTATTGTGAATCAGCCTTGGGCCATTATTGTCGGCTTTATTCTTCTTGCGATTGGTGTATTTAGCGCAATTAACATTTTCTGGACCATTCCTGGTCAAACTCTAACAGGTGTGGGTGCCGCAGCAGGAATTGGATTAATTAACTCGGTAGGTAATTTAAGTGGTTTTACTGGTCCATATTTAACTGGATATTTATATACCACCACAGGCACCTATACAGTGGCATTCCTTGCAATTGCTGGCTTTGTAGCGATGGGTGGTTTGGGCTTGTTGTTATTAGCAAAGTTAAAATCGAATAGCTTAAAAGTAGAACAGCAGCAACTTAAAGTTCGAACTGCTACGGAGATGAAATAA
- the yhaE gene encoding NAD(P)-dependent oxidoreductase, translated as MATIGFVGTGIMGMPMAMNLLKAGHQLKVWNRTLSKADSLKKTGAQVCSDLEQVGKDVEFLICMLSDGKTCDEILFKEQGAISQLKPESTVIVMSSIPVEVAKLQGDKCRERGLRYLDAPVSGGEKGAQNTSLAIMVGGDAKTFSQAETILSAMGRPILVGGAGCGMLAKLVNQMIVATTIATVSEGLLLASKAGADPIKLKQALTGGFADSPILQQHGERMLNRDFKPGGTARNQHKDIHTAVSYAKSLELNLPVAQQVSQLFENMLAAGDGELDHSGLIRELERMNPV; from the coding sequence ATGGCGACCATCGGATTTGTGGGTACAGGCATTATGGGAATGCCGATGGCTATGAATTTACTCAAGGCAGGTCATCAGCTAAAAGTCTGGAATAGAACTTTATCTAAAGCAGATAGTTTAAAAAAAACTGGTGCCCAAGTTTGCTCTGACCTTGAACAAGTCGGAAAAGATGTAGAGTTTCTGATTTGTATGCTCAGCGATGGAAAAACCTGTGATGAAATCCTGTTTAAAGAACAGGGGGCAATCTCTCAGTTAAAACCTGAAAGTACGGTTATTGTCATGAGTTCGATACCCGTTGAAGTTGCGAAACTACAAGGTGACAAATGTAGAGAACGAGGACTTAGATATTTAGATGCTCCTGTTTCTGGTGGAGAAAAAGGCGCCCAAAATACAAGTCTTGCTATTATGGTGGGCGGTGACGCTAAAACATTTTCACAGGCTGAAACTATTTTAAGTGCAATGGGGCGCCCAATTTTAGTTGGTGGTGCTGGCTGTGGAATGCTCGCAAAACTGGTAAATCAAATGATTGTAGCAACCACCATTGCAACAGTGAGTGAAGGTTTATTGCTTGCTAGTAAAGCCGGCGCCGACCCTATTAAGCTAAAACAAGCACTCACAGGAGGTTTTGCAGATTCTCCAATTTTACAGCAACATGGCGAGCGTATGTTAAATCGAGATTTTAAACCGGGAGGCACTGCTCGAAACCAGCATAAAGATATTCATACAGCCGTTAGCTATGCTAAATCACTAGAATTGAATTTACCTGTTGCCCAACAAGTCAGCCAATTATTTGAAAATATGCTTGCTGCTGGAGATGGTGAGCTTGACCATTCTGGTTTAATTCGTGAACTTGAGCGAATGAACCCAGTGTGA